Proteins encoded within one genomic window of Spiroplasma sabaudiense Ar-1343:
- a CDS encoding site-2 protease family protein: protein MPAWLEIIFGLVLGLIVLQIVITLHELGHFLIAKICKAYVYEFSVGLGPKIFTIKGKETWFTMRWIPFGGYCSIASDRADPPVGREEEEKNIPDARKMDYIARWKRFFIILGGIAVNLFLALFLITTIYAATGVKKNDMQFYGANYDENKIAYNLLKSSPQVEEVNQQYVIWGWQVIQQNYNADATQPVSPENDESTVILFNNIDRAAFENDDFLKLSSDIPSKLLINDFKSNHAVTYEKTVYNFVNNLNFKDVNNESTTYIRFAFKKVDRYNGAVQQISSPKAVNEEHNLVLTDWSESYDPAKLKELQLDSNFSKSHFAPGDSVGIAPPNRYFKSAGAGYAFGWQDTFVQSWQIMKAFGKMFTFDFSGVASPFQTANQSLLNFTAGPASFFLYIAFISANLFVLNLIPIPPLDGYRVLENFIELCIRREISDKFKILISVIGILLFLMIFIFVIFKDFL from the coding sequence ATGCCAGCATGACTTGAAATCATTTTTGGACTTGTGTTAGGATTAATAGTTTTACAAATAGTAATCACCCTACATGAATTAGGGCATTTTTTAATTGCCAAAATTTGTAAAGCCTATGTCTATGAATTTTCAGTAGGTTTAGGTCCAAAAATTTTTACAATCAAGGGTAAAGAAACTTGATTTACAATGCGTTGAATTCCCTTCGGGGGATATTGTTCGATTGCCTCTGATCGCGCTGACCCACCAGTGGGACGAGAAGAAGAGGAAAAAAACATTCCTGATGCTAGAAAAATGGATTATATTGCCAGATGAAAACGTTTTTTTATAATTTTGGGAGGAATTGCTGTCAATTTATTTTTGGCACTATTTTTAATTACAACAATTTATGCTGCTACTGGAGTCAAAAAAAATGACATGCAATTTTATGGGGCAAACTATGATGAAAACAAAATTGCCTACAATTTGTTAAAATCATCTCCTCAAGTAGAAGAAGTTAACCAACAGTATGTCATTTGAGGATGACAAGTTATTCAACAAAATTATAATGCAGATGCGACTCAACCAGTATCTCCTGAAAATGATGAATCAACTGTCATCTTATTTAATAATATTGATAGAGCAGCTTTTGAAAATGATGATTTTTTAAAACTTTCCTCAGATATTCCCTCAAAATTATTAATTAATGACTTTAAATCCAACCATGCGGTAACTTACGAAAAGACAGTCTATAACTTTGTTAATAACTTAAACTTTAAAGATGTTAATAATGAGTCAACAACCTACATTAGATTTGCTTTTAAAAAAGTGGACCGTTATAACGGGGCCGTCCAACAAATTAGTTCCCCAAAAGCAGTTAATGAAGAACATAATTTAGTTCTAACTGATTGAAGCGAAAGTTATGACCCTGCAAAGCTTAAGGAGCTTCAACTTGATAGCAACTTTTCAAAGAGTCATTTTGCTCCAGGGGATTCAGTTGGAATTGCACCTCCAAATCGATATTTCAAATCTGCTGGAGCTGGTTATGCATTTGGGTGACAGGACACTTTTGTTCAATCATGACAAATTATGAAAGCTTTTGGTAAAATGTTTACCTTTGACTTTTCAGGAGTGGCATCACCATTTCAAACCGCTAATCAATCATTGCTAAATTTTACTGCTGGACCAGCAAGTTTTTTCCTATATATTGCATTTATTTCAGCTAATTTATTTGTATTAAACCTAATTCCAATTCCTCCATTAGATGGCTATCGAGTATTAGAAAACTTTATTGAATTATGTATTCGTCGTGAAATAAGTGATAAATTTAAAATTCTGATAAGTGTAATTGGGATTCTATTATTTTTAATGATTTTTATTTTCGTTATATTTAAGGATTTCCTATAA
- the dxr gene encoding 1-deoxy-D-xylulose-5-phosphate reductoisomerase: MKKVILFGATGNIGQQALELLSNNSDFQLVGVSAGKNVEQLTKILDAFPSIQVVYLSQKNQLLEKRFFNIKFYYENDIVKLLDFMSPNNIVINALSGFFGLQATIAAVCHLQTILLANKESLVCGGNLVAKLLQENPQSQIIPIDSEHAAIFQCLDSNNAFRNLYLTASGGSLRDLSLEETEFVTKERVLNHPSWNMGEKITVDSATMMNKAFEIIEAHHLFKTKAIQVLLHPQSIIHSMVEFHDFSIKAQLSIPDMRQVINFGLYYPKILTNNLLQPIDFTKLVQLNLQTIDADRFVPIRWAFQCLDSFNSKAIALNAANEVAVEAFLKGVISFREITKIVGIIFNEAEDYEIIDYDCIYNFDLEIRKKTRQLTRH; this comes from the coding sequence ATGAAAAAAGTAATTTTATTCGGGGCAACAGGAAATATTGGTCAACAAGCTTTGGAACTATTAAGTAATAATTCTGATTTTCAGTTAGTTGGTGTTAGTGCAGGCAAAAACGTTGAGCAGTTAACAAAGATTTTAGATGCATTTCCGTCGATTCAAGTAGTTTATTTGAGCCAAAAAAATCAATTGTTGGAAAAGCGCTTTTTCAATATTAAATTTTATTATGAAAATGACATTGTCAAATTACTTGATTTTATGAGCCCAAATAATATTGTTATTAATGCATTATCGGGCTTTTTTGGATTACAAGCAACAATTGCAGCTGTTTGTCATTTGCAAACTATTTTACTAGCAAATAAAGAATCCCTTGTATGTGGAGGAAATTTAGTTGCCAAATTATTACAAGAAAATCCGCAGTCTCAAATTATTCCAATTGATTCTGAGCATGCTGCAATTTTTCAGTGTTTGGATAGTAATAATGCTTTTAGAAATTTATACTTAACTGCTTCAGGAGGAAGTTTAAGAGATCTCTCTTTAGAAGAAACAGAATTTGTAACAAAGGAACGTGTCTTAAACCACCCAAGTTGAAATATGGGTGAGAAAATTACTGTTGATTCAGCAACGATGATGAATAAAGCTTTTGAAATTATTGAAGCTCACCACTTGTTTAAAACTAAAGCAATTCAAGTGCTATTACATCCGCAGTCAATTATTCATTCAATGGTGGAATTTCATGATTTTTCTATTAAAGCTCAGCTAAGCATTCCCGATATGAGACAAGTTATTAATTTTGGGCTTTATTATCCAAAAATCTTAACTAACAATCTACTTCAACCCATTGACTTTACTAAATTAGTACAGCTCAACTTGCAAACAATTGATGCTGACCGATTTGTTCCAATTCGTTGAGCATTTCAGTGCTTAGATAGTTTTAATTCAAAAGCAATTGCCCTGAATGCGGCAAACGAAGTTGCGGTTGAAGCTTTTTTAAAGGGAGTAATATCTTTTAGGGAAATAACCAAAATTGTTGGTATAATCTTTAATGAAGCTGAAGATTATGAAATAATAGATTATGATTGTATTTATAATTTTGATTTAGAAATTCGTAAAAAAACAAGGCAATTAACTAGACATTAG
- a CDS encoding phosphatidate cytidylyltransferase has protein sequence MTKLNKPDSAQVVTPEENKKAAKGEGFASKKELSNLKVRACSTVVLLTLLLIYVVSGAIYTSFINSKAFDSTYFVIISLLGSVFLISISIWEMNRALGLKHWWIQTIIILLALLLFAAPIRSSDFLPAATQSNLIFIEGFYSTWLKPWIFWVLAACSLIVFIVYAVTKPHLTITRSLLAFIMMIVIVFAYKGFTILCLSVTDTGEGYKAFYSFNTVIWIWMIIILTDTFAYLGGMKFGKTKLAPQISPKKTWEGASIGFVAGFSTGALYAVLFFAFNATRDYAPFTATMSQNNATWIVVLWYILISAAFSIIGQIGDLLFSWIKRSIGIKDYSRIVPGHGGVLDRLDSFTFAFFVVFFITIFIR, from the coding sequence ATGACCAAGCTGAATAAACCAGACTCTGCTCAGGTTGTAACTCCAGAAGAAAATAAAAAAGCAGCAAAAGGCGAAGGCTTTGCCAGCAAGAAGGAACTTTCAAATCTAAAGGTTCGCGCATGCTCAACAGTCGTTTTGTTAACTTTGCTATTGATTTATGTAGTTTCAGGGGCAATTTATACCTCGTTTATTAATTCAAAGGCATTTGATTCAACATATTTTGTAATTATTTCACTTTTAGGAAGTGTATTTTTAATTAGTATTAGTATATGAGAAATGAATCGCGCTTTAGGTCTGAAACATTGATGGATACAAACAATAATTATCTTGTTGGCATTATTATTGTTTGCGGCTCCAATTCGTTCATCTGATTTTTTACCAGCAGCAACACAGTCAAATCTAATTTTCATTGAAGGATTTTATTCGACTTGATTGAAACCGTGAATATTTTGAGTTTTAGCAGCTTGTAGTTTAATTGTCTTTATTGTTTATGCAGTAACCAAACCGCATTTAACAATTACAAGATCTCTGCTGGCTTTTATAATGATGATTGTAATAGTATTTGCCTATAAAGGCTTCACAATTTTGTGTCTATCAGTGACAGATACAGGAGAGGGATATAAAGCATTTTATAGTTTTAATACTGTAATTTGAATTTGAATGATTATAATTTTAACTGACACATTTGCTTATCTTGGAGGAATGAAGTTTGGTAAAACAAAACTTGCTCCTCAAATTAGTCCCAAAAAAACTTGAGAAGGAGCTTCAATTGGCTTTGTGGCTGGATTCTCAACTGGGGCGCTTTATGCGGTTTTATTTTTTGCCTTTAATGCTACAAGGGATTATGCTCCTTTTACAGCAACAATGAGTCAAAATAATGCAACCTGAATTGTTGTTTTATGATACATTCTAATTTCAGCCGCTTTTTCAATTATTGGCCAAATTGGTGATTTATTATTTTCTTGAATTAAACGTTCGATTGGTATAAAAGATTACTCTAGAATAGTTCCAGGTCATGGGGGAGTTTTGGACCGTCTTGATTCCTTCACCTTTGCCTTTTTTGTTGTATTCTTTATTACTATTTTTATTCGTTAA
- a CDS encoding isoprenyl transferase, with translation MKKPLKHLAIILDGNGRWAKQLGKNRSFGHQKGMEKIEDIALGASQLGIKYLTVFAFSTENWNRPEEEVDFLMQVPDKIFSQNRLDFFQENNIKINWIGRKAKVPTQTKEALDQAISKTANNTGLVLSIAFDYGAWEEITNAVKKITNYIKINKVTNLDVTEELIRENLYTHNLPDVDLLIRTGGQTRISNFLLLQCCYAEIYFSKKMWPDFSQKDLKTAITYYNSVNRRFGGISNDQAE, from the coding sequence ATGAAAAAACCATTAAAGCATTTAGCAATAATTCTTGATGGTAATGGGCGCTGAGCAAAGCAATTGGGAAAAAACCGTTCATTTGGTCACCAAAAGGGAATGGAAAAAATTGAAGATATTGCTTTAGGGGCAAGTCAACTTGGGATCAAATATTTGACCGTTTTTGCCTTTTCAACAGAAAATTGAAATCGCCCAGAAGAAGAAGTTGATTTCCTTATGCAAGTTCCAGATAAAATTTTTTCACAAAACCGTCTGGATTTTTTTCAAGAAAACAATATTAAAATCAATTGAATTGGACGCAAGGCAAAAGTACCAACTCAAACAAAAGAAGCTTTAGATCAAGCGATTAGTAAAACTGCAAATAATACAGGTTTAGTTTTATCGATTGCTTTTGATTATGGGGCATGAGAAGAAATTACAAATGCTGTTAAAAAAATCACAAATTATATTAAAATAAATAAGGTTACCAACTTAGATGTCACCGAAGAACTAATTAGAGAAAATTTATACACCCACAACCTACCAGATGTGGATTTATTAATTCGCACAGGCGGCCAAACAAGAATTAGTAATTTTTTGTTATTACAGTGTTGCTATGCTGAAATTTATTTTAGCAAAAAAATGTGACCTGATTTTTCGCAAAAAGATTTAAAAACCGCAATAACATATTATAATAGTGTTAATAGAAGATTTGGAGGTATCTCAAATGACCAAGCTGAATAA
- a CDS encoding M24 family metallopeptidase yields MDKKTIINELMGQSGVDAMLLHSPQNRYWFSRFNSSLGYILVTKTKTYLFVDGRYLTAAQNLKDLQNIDEIIGFGAVYKLLQEKLVAHNITKLGYESDWVFVKDAKLWQTNLTAELLGINTENIRIKKDDWEIEQIQTACDITKKVFDDVIANVKPGMTEKELARFVSDSFLKFNADKLSFDTIVASGINGAMPHAVPSDKKIASGDLVTLDMGCFYNGYASDQTRTFAMGEKIDLKLKEIFQIVYDAQQAGIDAVKAGVEAKKIHEVCFNYIDQKGYGQWFTHGTGHGLGIEIHEEPYQSVAGNKILEPGHVITVEPGIYIPGLGGVRIEDDILVTSEGSKVLTSAKRELIFVK; encoded by the coding sequence ATTGATAAAAAGACAATTATTAATGAATTAATGGGCCAAAGCGGAGTTGACGCAATGCTTTTGCATTCCCCACAAAACCGCTATTGGTTTAGTCGTTTTAACTCATCATTGGGTTATATTTTAGTGACAAAAACTAAAACTTATTTATTTGTTGATGGGCGTTATTTAACAGCGGCTCAAAACCTAAAAGATTTACAAAATATTGATGAAATTATTGGATTTGGAGCAGTCTATAAATTGCTACAAGAAAAATTAGTTGCTCACAATATTACAAAACTTGGCTATGAAAGTGATTGGGTTTTTGTTAAAGATGCCAAACTTTGACAAACTAATTTAACCGCAGAGCTTTTAGGAATTAATACTGAAAATATTCGTATTAAAAAAGATGACTGAGAAATTGAACAAATTCAGACTGCATGTGACATCACTAAAAAAGTGTTTGATGATGTCATTGCAAACGTTAAACCAGGAATGACCGAAAAGGAATTAGCAAGATTTGTCTCAGATTCTTTTCTAAAATTCAATGCTGATAAATTAAGTTTTGACACTATTGTTGCTTCAGGGATAAACGGTGCTATGCCCCACGCAGTTCCATCAGACAAAAAAATTGCCAGTGGAGATTTAGTTACCTTAGATATGGGTTGTTTTTACAATGGTTATGCTTCAGATCAAACTCGAACATTTGCGATGGGGGAAAAAATCGATTTAAAATTGAAGGAAATTTTTCAAATAGTTTATGACGCCCAACAAGCTGGAATCGATGCAGTAAAAGCTGGAGTTGAAGCCAAAAAAATTCACGAAGTATGTTTTAATTATATTGATCAAAAAGGTTATGGACAATGATTTACTCACGGGACTGGACATGGTTTAGGGATTGAAATTCACGAAGAACCTTATCAATCAGTTGCAGGTAATAAAATTTTAGAACCAGGTCATGTGATAACAGTCGAGCCAGGGATTTATATTCCAGGACTTGGAGGAGTTAGAATTGAAGATGATATTCTAGTTACAAGTGAGGGTTCAAAAGTTTTAACATCAGCAAAGAGAGAACTAATTTTTGTTAAATAA
- the rpmG gene encoding 50S ribosomal protein L33, translated as MREGVILRCSICKEENYIAKNDKKKEKIEVKKHCFKCNSHQVHKQKK; from the coding sequence ATGCGCGAAGGAGTTATTCTACGTTGTTCGATTTGTAAAGAAGAAAACTATATTGCAAAAAATGACAAAAAGAAAGAAAAAATTGAAGTTAAAAAGCATTGTTTTAAATGCAATAGCCATCAAGTTCATAAGCAAAAAAAATAG
- a CDS encoding lipoprotein: MKKLLAVLAASSLVAASSSAVVACTNELSNYNTFKDWIQRRETFILYVGAEDCPVCQSFVKATTGKVDGDIETFSNNVNNGNNQDFNDLTNNYNNSLKEGDEDIYENGFGTKVNQVKFHHFVEEKKDKINSKKWWIKIKEWILEQYKIQYKIHNIPEGDPNFITKDWTIDTLKITSIPVFIVIRDGKFVNLVQGFDDTTGGVGEATALQNLMLKFDEILRDQSSFYQPVGGGDEGTEGETGDGGIDQSGENQQIDYNSRKFNYNFNK; the protein is encoded by the coding sequence ATGAAAAAATTACTAGCGGTTTTAGCCGCTTCAAGTTTAGTAGCAGCTAGCAGTAGCGCGGTTGTCGCGTGTACTAATGAACTTTCTAACTATAATACTTTTAAAGATTGAATCCAAAGAAGAGAGACCTTTATTTTATATGTTGGAGCCGAGGATTGTCCGGTTTGTCAATCATTTGTAAAAGCAACGACTGGAAAAGTTGATGGTGATATTGAAACATTTAGCAATAATGTCAATAACGGGAATAACCAAGATTTTAACGATTTAACAAATAACTATAACAATTCTTTAAAAGAAGGTGACGAAGATATATACGAAAATGGTTTTGGAACTAAAGTAAATCAAGTTAAATTCCACCACTTTGTTGAGGAAAAAAAGGACAAAATTAATTCAAAAAAATGATGAATTAAAATTAAAGAATGAATTTTAGAACAATACAAAATTCAGTATAAAATTCATAATATTCCCGAGGGAGATCCTAACTTCATTACAAAAGATTGAACAATTGATACTTTAAAAATTACAAGCATTCCTGTCTTTATTGTTATCAGAGATGGTAAATTTGTTAACCTAGTTCAAGGTTTTGATGATACAACTGGAGGAGTCGGAGAAGCGACTGCCTTACAAAACCTAATGCTTAAATTTGATGAAATTTTAAGAGATCAAAGCTCATTCTACCAACCAGTCGGTGGTGGTGATGAAGGTACTGAAGGTGAAACCGGAGATGGTGGTATTGATCAATCTGGGGAAAATCAACAAATTGATTATAATAGCCGTAAGTTTAATTACAACTTCAATAAATAA